One stretch of Variovorax sp. 54 DNA includes these proteins:
- a CDS encoding efflux RND transporter periplasmic adaptor subunit, protein MDSQTPPEPLPPVVSPTHPPARRRRWFGSLMALLLLVALGGGAWYLIQRSKAPTPGAGGPRGPGGGAGRPGGGGPGGRAGGGGGGAASSTVGTAIARQADIPVQLEALGTVTPLANVTVQPQVSGVLTAVLFKEGQMVKKGDVLATIDPQPFENALAQAAGARQRDEAQLAAARVTLQRYQTLLGQDSIARQDVDTQAALVKQLEGTVAIDRANENTAKLNLTWSRITAPVSGRIGLRPVDAGNYISTGSTGGVATITQIAPIDVEFAIPQDRVPEVQERLGQGATLATTAFDRTRTRRLAEGSFSTLDNMVDTQTGTVKAKARFTNADGALFPNQFVNLRLLLRTVSSAVVVPVTALRYGPNGDYVYVVTAENTASQRPVTRGESSVEFASITKGLQPGETVVTEGGDRLKDGARVQTTVDRPAGAASGAAAPGGRRGGRRQEGAGGAGGAQGGGARPAEAAAPAAAPAATTPAPAAAPAPAATPAKLPTPEQRQRMLDAAKDDPEQLERRKRFLEALDRGDPAALERWQRQSERGGAGGERGGEGRRSP, encoded by the coding sequence ATGGATTCCCAAACGCCCCCCGAGCCCCTGCCACCCGTCGTGTCGCCGACCCATCCTCCGGCGCGCCGGCGCCGCTGGTTCGGGAGCCTGATGGCCCTGCTTCTGCTGGTGGCCCTCGGGGGCGGTGCCTGGTATTTGATCCAGCGTTCCAAAGCACCGACGCCCGGCGCGGGTGGACCTCGAGGACCAGGTGGTGGCGCAGGACGGCCCGGCGGCGGTGGTCCGGGTGGGCGAGCGGGTGGTGGCGGCGGCGGCGCGGCCTCCAGCACCGTCGGCACCGCCATCGCGCGGCAGGCCGACATTCCGGTGCAGCTCGAAGCGCTGGGCACGGTCACGCCGCTGGCCAATGTGACGGTGCAGCCGCAGGTGTCGGGCGTGCTCACGGCCGTGCTGTTCAAGGAAGGCCAGATGGTCAAGAAGGGCGACGTGCTCGCCACCATCGACCCGCAGCCCTTCGAGAACGCGCTGGCGCAGGCCGCCGGTGCACGCCAGCGCGACGAGGCGCAGCTGGCCGCGGCGCGCGTCACGCTGCAGCGCTACCAGACGCTGCTCGGGCAAGACTCCATCGCCCGCCAGGACGTCGACACCCAGGCCGCGCTGGTCAAGCAGCTCGAAGGCACCGTGGCCATCGACCGCGCCAACGAAAACACCGCCAAGCTCAACCTGACCTGGAGCCGCATCACGGCGCCGGTGAGCGGGCGCATCGGCCTGCGGCCGGTGGACGCGGGCAACTACATCTCGACCGGCAGCACGGGCGGCGTGGCCACCATCACGCAGATCGCGCCCATCGACGTCGAGTTCGCCATTCCGCAAGACCGCGTGCCCGAGGTGCAGGAGCGGCTGGGGCAGGGCGCCACGCTCGCTACCACCGCCTTCGACCGCACGCGCACACGCCGGCTGGCCGAGGGCAGTTTTTCCACGCTCGACAACATGGTCGACACGCAGACCGGCACCGTGAAGGCCAAGGCGCGCTTCACCAACGCCGACGGCGCACTGTTCCCGAACCAGTTCGTCAACCTGCGGCTGCTGCTGCGCACCGTGAGCAGCGCGGTGGTGGTGCCGGTCACGGCGCTGCGGTACGGCCCGAACGGCGACTACGTGTACGTGGTGACGGCCGAGAACACGGCGTCGCAGCGGCCGGTGACGCGCGGTGAATCGAGCGTCGAATTCGCCTCGATCACCAAGGGCCTGCAGCCCGGAGAAACCGTGGTGACCGAAGGCGGCGACCGCCTGAAGGACGGCGCACGCGTGCAGACCACGGTCGACCGGCCGGCCGGTGCGGCCTCCGGCGCAGCAGCGCCGGGTGGACGGCGTGGAGGACGTCGGCAGGAAGGCGCCGGCGGTGCGGGTGGTGCGCAAGGCGGCGGTGCCCGTCCGGCCGAAGCGGCGGCGCCGGCTGCAGCGCCAGCGGCAACAACGCCTGCACCTGCAGCAGCCCCTGCACCCGCAGCCACACCCGCCAAGCTCCCCACCCCCGAGCAGCGCCAGCGCATGCTCGACGCGGCCAAGGACGACCCCGAACAGCTTGAACGCCGCAAGCGTTTCCTCGAAGCCCTCGACCGCGGCGACCCCGCCGCGCTGGAGCGCTGGCAACGTCAGTCCGAGCGCGGCGGTGCCGGCGGCGAACGCGGCGGTGAGGGACGGCGCAGTCCATGA
- a CDS encoding DUF6622 family protein — protein sequence MLMQILLHTPKWVFAVFVLLAWLGGRQLVANRLGLNRVLVMPVAMAGLSFFGVVSVFGDSAGALLGWAVAALLLVALVLRRPLPATTRYDAAARQFEVAGTAVPLMLMMGIFFTKYVVGVSLAMHPELRHHVAFALGVPALYGAFSGIFAARAARLWRLAAASGAMVSGARAA from the coding sequence ATGCTGATGCAAATCCTTCTTCACACCCCGAAGTGGGTGTTCGCCGTGTTCGTCCTGCTGGCCTGGCTCGGCGGCCGGCAGCTCGTGGCCAACCGCCTCGGCCTGAACCGCGTGCTGGTGATGCCGGTCGCGATGGCCGGCCTGTCGTTCTTCGGCGTGGTGTCGGTGTTCGGCGACTCGGCCGGCGCCCTGCTCGGCTGGGCCGTGGCGGCGCTGCTGCTCGTGGCGCTGGTGCTGCGCCGTCCGTTGCCTGCGACCACGCGCTACGACGCGGCGGCCCGCCAGTTCGAGGTGGCCGGCACCGCGGTGCCGCTGATGCTCATGATGGGCATCTTCTTCACCAAATACGTGGTGGGCGTGTCGCTGGCCATGCACCCCGAGCTGCGCCACCACGTGGCCTTCGCCCTGGGCGTGCCCGCGCTGTACGGCGCCTTCAGCGGCATCTTCGCGGCCCGTGCCGCGCGCCTGTGGCGGCTGGCCGCGGCGTCGGGTGCGATGGTCAGCGGCGCCCGCGCGGCCTAA
- a CDS encoding sterol desaturase family protein, which translates to MTVLVLILKISVTVVLLASLAEALVLSWRNGWRSYDWKAAGISVFDFLVREYPLRWLLPLAFWVGAMDWLYAHRLFTLPMDHWTGWLACFIGQEFCYYWYHRAAHRVRWFWCTHAVHHSPNELNLSAAYRFGWTGRLTGTLAFFLLAPLLGMPPRIILLMLTLNLLYQFWIHATWIPKLGPLEWVLNTPSAHRVHHASNLEYLDGNYGGVLIVFDRLFGTYIPERADLPCRYGLVKPITSYNLFEIEFSQWRDLWRDLRSARSLRAFVGYLVKPPGWRPDGPGETTEELRQRAALTAEPEPADGPLVAGLGIERS; encoded by the coding sequence ATGACCGTGCTCGTGTTGATCCTCAAGATTTCCGTCACGGTGGTGCTGCTCGCCTCGCTGGCCGAAGCGCTGGTGCTGTCCTGGCGCAACGGCTGGCGCAGCTACGACTGGAAGGCGGCCGGCATTTCGGTGTTCGACTTTCTGGTGCGCGAATACCCGCTGCGCTGGCTGCTGCCGCTGGCCTTCTGGGTCGGCGCGATGGACTGGCTCTACGCCCACCGGCTCTTCACGCTGCCGATGGACCACTGGACCGGCTGGCTCGCCTGCTTCATCGGGCAGGAGTTCTGCTACTACTGGTACCACCGCGCCGCGCACCGCGTGCGCTGGTTCTGGTGCACCCACGCCGTGCACCATTCGCCGAACGAGCTGAACCTGTCGGCTGCCTACCGCTTCGGCTGGACCGGCCGGCTCACCGGCACCCTGGCCTTCTTCCTGCTCGCGCCGCTCCTGGGCATGCCGCCGCGGATCATCTTGCTGATGCTCACGCTGAACCTGCTCTACCAGTTCTGGATTCACGCGACCTGGATTCCGAAGCTCGGCCCGCTTGAATGGGTGCTCAACACGCCCTCGGCCCACCGCGTGCACCACGCCTCGAACCTGGAGTACCTGGACGGCAACTACGGCGGCGTGCTGATCGTGTTCGATCGCCTGTTCGGCACCTACATCCCCGAGCGCGCCGACCTGCCCTGCCGCTACGGTCTGGTGAAGCCGATCACCTCGTACAACCTGTTCGAGATCGAGTTCAGCCAGTGGCGCGACCTGTGGCGCGACCTGCGTTCGGCGCGTTCGCTGCGTGCCTTCGTCGGTTATCTGGTGAAGCCGCCGGGCTGGCGGCCGGACGGGCCGGGCGAAACCACCGAAGAGCTGCGCCAGCGCGCGGCATTGACCGCGGAACCCGAGCCTGCCGACGGCCCACTCGTGGCCGGCCTGGGCATCGAGCGCTCCTGA
- a CDS encoding protein-S-isoprenylcysteine O-methyltransferase: MNLQPSHLAFAAGTVAYMVIRAMFQRHGASGAKAHSRADARDRLLIVTVGLGQIGLPAVLMLTPWLDAAHYARPEALAWVGAVVMAAGLWLFWRSHADLGASWSVTLELNPNHRLVTQGVYRRIRHPMYASFFAMAIGQALLLNNWIAGGAALLAVGLLYAVRTPREERMMLESFGDEYRTYMRRTGGILPRATTS; the protein is encoded by the coding sequence GTGAACCTTCAACCCTCTCATCTGGCATTTGCCGCCGGCACCGTCGCCTACATGGTGATCCGCGCCATGTTCCAGCGCCACGGCGCATCCGGCGCCAAGGCGCACAGCCGGGCCGATGCACGCGACCGCCTGCTGATCGTGACCGTGGGCCTCGGCCAGATCGGACTGCCCGCCGTCCTGATGCTGACGCCCTGGCTGGATGCCGCCCACTACGCCCGGCCCGAGGCGCTGGCCTGGGTCGGCGCCGTGGTGATGGCGGCTGGACTGTGGCTGTTCTGGCGCTCGCACGCCGACCTGGGCGCCAGCTGGTCGGTCACGCTGGAACTCAACCCCAACCACCGCCTCGTCACACAGGGCGTCTACCGCCGCATCCGGCACCCGATGTACGCCTCGTTCTTCGCCATGGCGATCGGCCAGGCCCTGCTGCTGAACAACTGGATCGCCGGCGGCGCCGCGCTGCTGGCCGTCGGCCTGCTCTACGCCGTGCGTACGCCGCGGGAGGAGCGAATGATGCTCGAGTCCTTCGGCGACGAATACCGCACCTACATGCGGCGCACCGGCGGCATCCTGCCGCGCGCCACCACATCCTGA
- a CDS encoding 2TM domain-containing protein, with translation MNTSTPSNRADADLEKRARRRAGAKMGWFIHAFVYVVVNVGLVGLAASRGHNWAVYPLMGWGLGLLIHGAVVWLIAPGGGLYDRLLERERRALGGGDRR, from the coding sequence ATGAACACATCCACCCCGTCGAACCGCGCCGACGCCGACCTTGAAAAGCGCGCCCGCCGCCGCGCCGGCGCCAAGATGGGCTGGTTCATCCATGCTTTCGTCTACGTGGTCGTCAACGTCGGGCTGGTCGGGCTCGCCGCCTCGCGCGGCCACAACTGGGCCGTCTACCCGCTCATGGGCTGGGGCCTGGGCCTGCTGATCCATGGCGCCGTGGTCTGGCTCATTGCGCCCGGTGGCGGCCTGTACGACCGGCTGCTGGAACGCGAGCGCCGCGCGCTGGGCGGCGGGGACCGCCGGTGA